In a single window of the Candidatus Binatia bacterium genome:
- a CDS encoding anti-sigma factor: MIESHPTIEELVDYAHGELSAPDDAAVHAHLAECSSCADAHTEEVALTQLLRAHAGAEEREMPVAVAAGVREAITRRPAFGWERLQAALRPALVLPVAAALAVALYFGFNTWRGTGRSTPIDAAYYIDSHAAMAANASFGQEAPAPLTLTSDTTPDETH, translated from the coding sequence CTCGTCGACTACGCGCACGGCGAGCTCTCGGCTCCCGACGATGCCGCGGTGCACGCGCACTTGGCGGAGTGCTCGTCGTGCGCCGACGCGCATACCGAAGAGGTGGCGCTGACCCAGTTGCTGCGCGCGCACGCCGGCGCCGAAGAGCGCGAGATGCCCGTCGCGGTCGCTGCCGGCGTCCGCGAGGCAATCACGCGACGTCCCGCATTCGGATGGGAGCGGCTGCAGGCCGCGCTGCGGCCGGCGCTCGTGCTTCCCGTCGCCGCGGCGCTCGCGGTCGCCCTCTACTTCGGCTTCAACACGTGGCGCGGAACCGGCCGCTCGACGCCGATCGACGCTGCATACTACATCGACAGCCACGCGGCGATGGCCGCGAACGCTTCGTTCGGCCAAGAGGCGCCCGCGCCGTTGACGCTAACCTCCGATACGACGCCCGATGAAACGCACTAG
- a CDS encoding DUF4367 domain-containing protein: MKRTSLVVLAFVAASLALANAKPVHRTNDELLVAAMSARSSVSYTGVVQVLRIGNNASQAAVYRVEHRAPDLTRRVYTAPSSLSGETLLSNGDLSFSIDPKRRRIVETRNDAVEEAVALSANLALLRENYDVIEKGTETFDGRRTVDLVLTNKHSRHPTMLVRIDRDSNLVLDKEEFGEDGSLVSELRFEEIRYATAIPQTDFALPKSYTLVRGPSFGEPSENLAQVVRGAGFTAREPRALPDGFAPIEGNLVEMRGVLTLHLLYSDGIRTVSLFENSKASTLDFARLAPRELRVEGRDATYAEDGSTALLAWNDGALYYTLVGDLDLNEFERLAASIEKP, encoded by the coding sequence ATGAAACGCACTAGCCTCGTCGTCTTGGCCTTCGTGGCCGCAAGCCTCGCGCTCGCGAACGCGAAGCCCGTGCACCGCACGAACGACGAGTTGCTCGTCGCCGCGATGTCGGCTCGATCGTCGGTCTCGTACACCGGCGTCGTCCAGGTATTGCGCATCGGGAACAACGCCTCGCAGGCCGCCGTCTACCGCGTCGAGCATCGCGCCCCGGATCTCACCCGCCGCGTCTACACCGCGCCCTCATCGCTCTCCGGGGAGACGCTCCTCTCCAACGGCGACCTCAGCTTCTCGATCGACCCGAAACGCCGCCGAATCGTCGAGACGCGCAACGACGCCGTCGAAGAGGCGGTCGCGCTCAGCGCCAACCTCGCGCTGCTGCGCGAGAACTACGACGTCATCGAGAAGGGCACCGAGACGTTCGATGGGCGGCGCACGGTCGATCTCGTGCTGACGAACAAACACTCGCGCCATCCGACGATGCTCGTGCGGATCGATCGCGACAGCAACCTCGTGCTCGACAAAGAGGAGTTCGGCGAAGACGGCTCGCTCGTCAGCGAGCTTCGCTTCGAGGAGATCCGCTACGCGACGGCGATCCCCCAGACCGATTTTGCCTTGCCCAAGAGCTATACGCTCGTGCGCGGCCCGTCGTTCGGCGAGCCGTCGGAGAATCTCGCCCAGGTCGTGCGCGGCGCCGGTTTCACGGCGCGCGAGCCCCGCGCGCTCCCCGACGGATTCGCGCCGATCGAAGGCAACCTCGTCGAGATGCGCGGAGTCCTCACGCTGCATCTCCTCTACTCGGATGGAATTCGCACGGTCTCGCTTTTCGAGAACTCGAAGGCGTCGACGCTGGATTTCGCGCGGCTCGCTCCGCGTGAGTTGCGCGTCGAGGGCCGCGATGCGACCTATGCCGAGGACGGATCGACCGCGCTGCTCGCCTGGAACGACGGGGCGCTCTACTACACCCTCGTCGGCGACCTCGACCTCAACGAGTTCGAACGGCTCGCGGCTTCAATCGAAAAGCCCTGA